cattttttaaaacatttttaattttcatttaagaACTGTTTTACACGGCAATACAAATAGATCAGGAAACAGACAATATAGGCCGATACCTCGGTCACGTTCTACTCACAGCTGCCACTATAATCCTCACCTGAAGGCCAGGAAAGAAAGCCTGAAGTGAGTCAATCCAGGTGTTCATTATCTCACCACTGAACATGTTCACATTAACATAGAGAGGTGGGTCACCTTCTCCTTCATTGCACGACTCTCtcctggggaaaaaaaccacAGAAATAATATGTAATACTAGTCCCTATGCCTCTAAATGAAATCACAGTGAAATTGTGATTTTATACGCTGCAAAGAGATTTTAAtcataaagacaaaaacacaacttcagATCCTTAACAGGTGTTTATCGGTGTTTACTGATGAGGAATAAAGGGCTGATGTGTATCTCTGTTAAGTCTCATGACAGCTTTAAGTTTCTGAATCtagttttccttccttcctgaaGTTTCCTTTAGTAAGAaactaaaaccaaaaaccatcagcagttttatttcctctttgctTGTTTAATCCGACAGTGACTGATTTACATAGCTGGGAttcatttcacatttcatttgCAACCCAGTGAAGCTGTGCAATGCTGCTGTGTCACATTTCTTTAGTGCTGAACTCACCCTCGTCTCATGTGATTCTGGATGCTTTCATAAGCAGCTGTAAACATACGGTagtcctctttttctccaaagAGGATGTACGACTTAAGCAAGTACTCATAGAAGGAGTCCATACCAGCTCCAAGACCACTCTGCTTGCCAACCCACTGCCCTGTTTGAATATTAACTACATTGCctaaaaagagaaatttaagTTTATATTCACATTGTGTGGCCATATAATTTcagcaaataaacagaaaaaaaaatgaaaaaacaaaaagaaagtttccAGGGGAAGTCTTTACGCTGTACTAAACAACATACATACCCAAAAGACCGGTTTCGTTGCTCCTCAGGTTCCACAGGGCTCTGACAGCTCGTCTAGCTACCCACTCAAATGTCGAATCCCCAATTAAGCGGCTCAAAATTCCAAACTCCACCAGCAAGGACCCGGCTCCTGCAGTGCAGGTCTCATTCACACTGTCAGGAGGAACTCCGTTCTTCAGGTTCACCTGTGATAAAGatacaaacaaatcaaatcTAGTGCATTTACAGTGACCAATGACAATTTCTGCTCACATGATAACTAAGGTGTGTGCTGCAAAGTGAGACCGAAAGAATATATACCTCTAATTTGTGGTCACAACAGTCTCACTCACCCTGGGGTAGGGAATGCCTGTGCTGGTGTTCTCAAAGGCTGGCAGCAAACGCACAGCCAAGTCATGAGCCAAATGTAGCAGCTCATTATCGTAACCTTCAAAGCCCACATTGCCAAAAGGATGTTTTGGGTCAGTCAGCAGAATGTGTGCTGAAATAAGGCTTCCCAAGAtccttcagtttaaaaaaaaaaaagaaagaaagaaagaaagaaagaaagaaatataacaCCAGAGTTCTACACATAACCAGATATTTAAAAGCTTATCGAAAGCAATTATCATGATAAATGTTACACGAGTCATCATATcaaatgttttgctttaaaaatgcgTACACTGACATATTTTGATTCCTACAGACTCTGAAAATAGTGACATATGTACCTGATGTTTGCCTCAAAAACTTGCACAGTTGAGTCCTTGTCAAAAGATACAGTATCTATAACCAGTTTGACGGCTCTTTGAAACTCTGACACGTTGCCGAGCACCTGGTGAGAAAAACCACATACTGTATAACCACAGTAAATCAACAATCAGCTGTCAGTTTTAAGACTGACACGGTAACACTTGCACCTGGCTTCATGCAGGGGAACTTAAAAGCTTGGCAGAAAACCCACAACTTACAGAGGAAGTGCTAACAACGTTGTTCTGAAtgtagtgcagagcagagaaACTCGTATATTTACTTTGAATTATGCTACTGATTGGAAAAAATACAACGACATCGCCTTGGATTAAACCAGAAGCTCCCAGTGTGAGAGACTGGAGAAATTGGCTAAAGACTGTATTTGTtatggaaagaagaagaaaaaaatcactgcaAGACTAAATAATTGTTTTGCATTGATGATAGAATGGTctttaaattatataaatggGAAGTGACAgcagttttaataaaaaaataaaaaataaaaaaaaagatttcattgatgtttaaaacaaagaaatgccaAAACTGGAATTGgaggctgatttaaggaaaGTATTTAGGTAAAGATATGTGAACATCTTCACTTTATTCATGTTCGATCTGGTATTatgtctaaaatataaaactaagccaaaaaaaaaaaaaaaaggaaactgaaaaCCCACAAATCACAGAGGAAGTACCAGTCACCATTGCTTTAATGCAGTGCAAGCAGAGCAGTAAATAAACAACCTACCAACAGAGTGTCCAAGGTGTCAATGAGAGTAAGGGAATAGTTCCCCAAGACATCATTTATGTTGATATTTGATCTGAAATAAAAGAAGTGAAACAGACTGTGGTTTCACACACAAGTGGGAGACATACATTATACTGATCTCAAAACATAAAGCGTACTTTAAATTCAACAACAAAGTGATATTCACAGTTTTATCACTGCATATGAGAACAAGTCTTCCCAttaagtagagctgggcgatataagattttttcatatcacgacatgtttttttttttttcatttcaggcaatgacgatatctatcacgatataagccaaataactatatttgtaagatttaaatgtgccgttgctcacaagtaaaatgtgaaataatcagcagcttgtttttatttaaatatttatttcccataataagttcaacagggtagatgtacttaaggaacatgagactatttcagataaataaaggcaaatattgcaaactacacaaaaggcagccgctaaagtgtttaagtttcaaaatagaacaaacgaaacagactaaattgtcaattccacttagaaacaaaatattaattctaaaaataaatcttagtttgttttacagaagaacagacaaaattgactaacttttgtcaatatcaaataaactgagaactaaaaggaaattctcaatctctccttgttgtatagcttagcttttcaaacagttttaacagttactttagtctgacaaaagccgaatgacgaattagcgcttccagtcagagaccgaggctacatccacacgtacacgggtatttttgaaaacggagaatttccgttttcgttttaaaaaataatcctgtccacacataaagggagaaatgaaggaaaacgccactatgaacatgccaaagcagcaggtggcgctagattcctaaccgtgcagaaatgttggccaatcagaagtctagaagcctcggtgggaaaaagtaaacaaagctggggcatagaagcagaacccagtcatatgtgtggagggacagtaactgtgtgtatatgtaagcatttaaacactgcagagagtagaattaacagtaacagtattgtagaaattcatttaaCCGAAACAacaacgtggcgcacagtgtgacgtcaaaaaatgcgcacacctttgacgctgcgttttctccgtttttctagtccacacgtaaatgcaaaaacggagttttcaaaaatatccaccctggccggagtttttaaaaatcttcgttttcagtgaccaaaaacgccgtttacgtgtggacgaaaggtgcaaatgcATAGAACAAATgcatctgcgttttcaaaaatacccgggtacgtgtggacgtagcgcatgcaacagtttattgtatttccagacttgctttcggcacaatttacagtgcgcgctattctgttttttgtcagacttgaaatagccaaaataccttcacactacagaacttctatggctcttccgttcgacaatctctccggcgttggaaccatcatctgttttctcttcggtcacgctcggttgatttttctagtcggcacactcatttcctccattacccgggcggtatggtggctggctgcttcccaaacaaatacacatgtgcggcttggcacttgtgctgtacgtaacaagtcacgtgacgtgacgctgcggctgtgattggttaggctctgcgctacttaatttggattggctgttcttttttttttctttttttttctttttttaaagaggacaagagcggcgaggtctatcgcaatagtttaatttttctatcgagaaaaagttatatcgcgatacatatcgttatcgttctatcgcccagctctaccatTAAGTAGGGATTTTTCTTCTGATTTGACAACATAAACAGTGTAGGACTGATAAGAGGGTATTAAAACATGAATACTTATTTATCAGTGCAGctcacaacagggcaactcaaaattattaattataaaataatttgcAGATAATCATTGATCATTTTGGTGTCATGAAAAGGAACTAGccattaaaaatgataaaatccCTTCTTGTCTTAGAAAACACTTGAGAaagtccccccccccacacacacacacacaaaatttctCTTAATGTTAGTGATATATCTCAAAACGTTTTCTGATACAGCTGACTGATTGAGGAAACCTATTCTGCCTTGAACCATAAAGCTCTTGAACGCATCACAGAAGAGGAAAGGAGTCAGAGATGCTGCCTTATCAGCATAATTTTCTGCATCAGATAGTCTTGATATTGGCTATATCAGTGCTATGCACAGACACATTTACACTTTTTGTCCAGTTTTCTGACAGTTTTCTTTACAGTGGTAATAATTCTTGCATTGTGAATGCATCCTGTAATGTTTTTGTATGGGGATCACCCTTTGCACTACCTACACTTTAGCATACCTCACACATCATACTAGTTGCATATCTTACAACAGGGACAGCTCTCATTAGTGAGGTACCATCTATTCGCTTTTGTAGTTTTGCACAACCTTTGGTTACTCCGTTATAATATTCCTCTAGTTTCCCTATTCAAATCTGTATTTGGTGGCTTTTGTGTTTAATGCTCTGTCATTCACAAGCTACAAATGTCAAAATTTCCTTTGAGAACAATGAAGTATCTAGTTGTGGTTCTGCGTGTAGTTCCAGCTGAAGGGAAAACCTGTTACAGTTTGAAAAgcattgtttcttttaaagggACTGAAGGGAAAGCTGATGGATAGCACTGCTGACTCAGCAGTGGCAGATATGATCACAACTGCATCAGTAAgtaagtttttaattaaacaaagtTTAAATGATTTGGAAAACTATAGCAGGCTTTGGAGCTTTTTGCTCAGTATCAGACTCAGTTTTGGAGAAACAAGACTGTAGACTAAATCTCTCCAGGATCTAGAGGCTttgtcagaaaacaaacaagtatATGTCACCCAACCTTGGAAATAACACTTACTGATTAATTCAAGACAAACATGAGGGTAAAATAGTTGTTTCACTCTGTTTTTCTTAAACTATACATTTGCTTGAGATCATTTGATTTCATAATTTTGTATATGTTATGAAGAAAAACAGGCTATACTTCACAGAAACCCACAGGATCCCTGTTAAGACTCTTTAAGCTTGGAAAGTACAGGACTGTTCAGTGAGAGTCATCTGACCTAGGCTGGCATTGCCACAAAATAATAAGAATTATGTAAATGCTTTCTATTTAGAGAAAACATGGTTTGAACTCTCCTCCGGTTCCCACTTGTAAACCCTGACCCGTTCTTGAGTGATTCTTGAGCAGCGACATTTTACTACAAGCCAGTTTGATTACAACTGCATGCAAACTGCAATGTGCAGAAGACAGTTAAGATAACTGAGCGCCTGGAAGCGTGAACTGCATTTCACAGTAGCAGGTCCAGTCAGTTCAGGTAATCGGGGTAACAGTGAATGACTCACGGGTTTTGCACGTCTGGACCCCTCCCTTCACAGTCAATTGGATTCAGCTCGTCCTCGGGAAAGGCATATTTCATATAATTGTCATATCCGAAGTAGAACATTTCTTTGGCCATGTCTTTCATTTTGGCCTTTAGTGTGTCCGGGAAAGAGCTGTATCTCCGCACGTACTCGTCCTTGTTGCCATCGAAGAAGCTCAGGTAGGACCTCTTTGGGGACTCCTCTCCCGCCGACGCACAGGTGGTCTCCGTCTCTTCATATCTGGGGCCGTGTATTCGTTCAGACCACGAGTTATCTCGCGGCTCGGTCTCCTTTTCCTCCCTGAACAGCAAGTCCAGTTTGTGCAAATTGAAACCGAGATGGAAGTTGAACCCCCAGCTAGGTCCCAGTCCGAAAGCTAGCCACAGCATGCAGCTGAGAGACAGTCTCAATACGACAAGACCAACAAGTATTGACCTCCATTGCATCTTTGCCCCGCGTCGGTCTTGAAACGCATAGTTTAAGTCCACATACCTCAGAGGGATGACCAACTGTCAGCCCCGCTGTTTGTCCGGCTGAACTACAGGCGAGAAGGGGTTGTGGAAGTGAGTCCGCCTCGCATTTCCTGTCAACAAACCAGCTCCTCCCACATCCTGATAGGCGATTGGTGTCGTGTCAGCGGGTTCTACTAGTGATTGGTCGTAGAGATGTCAATCTCGACGGTGCGTTTCGTGGCATTCCAGATTTGTACGCCAATAAGAAAGAGCCACAAGAGTGAAACATTTAGTTTTCAAACCGagaaattatttacatttcGAAAGATGTAAAGTTGGAAAGGtcagttaaatgtaaatatattgaaaaaaaggggggaaaatgaacattttgttCTATATCTTTAAATGCTTTCAAAGATCCCCAGAATTAATACGCTCTTTTTATTGGTTAAGAAGCCATCAATTAGAACATTATCGTAATTAAatggtaaaaaataataataataaagctgttttgactTATCCGCTGAATACGAACTGCAGAGCAACTCAACCACAACAATAATACTGAGTAATTACTATATGCATACAAGCACATGGCTTTGACCGTATGTAGGAGCTTGTACCTGATTTTACTGTATTACTACACTAAGTGAGTATGCTGACCTGTAAACCCTACCAAGGGTCACCTAATATAGATCTGATCACAGGTATAATAGGCTAGGTAATTGATAACAGCTATGTAGAGCTTTTTGGTATGTAGtcatggcaaaaaaagaaaagtatatcCTGAGGTTTTACATATtagaatataataataacaataatgaaaaaCTGCTCCTTAGCAGTTCTTTAAACTGGGTCAATACAACCGCAGATGAATTTCAAAACATGCAATATTACATcatgtcattatttttttcacaaaaactaaaccaaaatgcagaagcagtgtgtgaataagtaaataaatacacccttactgcttccataggaattaagagggaaAGTTTCAACAAGGTGTtcataatcaaatgcacttgtttAACTGATCATTagaaagtgtgagcacctctattaAAGCAAAGGTTTTGGCAAGTACATTGATTGATTTGGCAGACtaacaaatataaagaaattaatcAACAATAATGTTAAAGAAGTAACTGTTGCTGA
This DNA window, taken from Astatotilapia calliptera chromosome 5, fAstCal1.2, whole genome shotgun sequence, encodes the following:
- the edem1 gene encoding ER degradation-enhancing alpha-mannosidase-like protein 1; this translates as MQWRSILVGLVVLRLSLSCMLWLAFGLGPSWGFNFHLGFNLHKLDLLFREEKETEPRDNSWSERIHGPRYEETETTCASAGEESPKRSYLSFFDGNKDEYVRRYSSFPDTLKAKMKDMAKEMFYFGYDNYMKYAFPEDELNPIDCEGRGPDVQNPSNININDVLGNYSLTLIDTLDTLLVLGNVSEFQRAVKLVIDTVSFDKDSTVQVFEANIRILGSLISAHILLTDPKHPFGNVGFEGYDNELLHLAHDLAVRLLPAFENTSTGIPYPRVNLKNGVPPDSVNETCTAGAGSLLVEFGILSRLIGDSTFEWVARRAVRALWNLRSNETGLLGNVVNIQTGQWVGKQSGLGAGMDSFYEYLLKSYILFGEKEDYRMFTAAYESIQNHMRRGRESCNEGEGDPPLYVNVNMFSGEIMNTWIDSLQAFFPGLQVLNGDVDDAICLHAFYYAIWKRFGALPERYNWQLQAPDVLFYPLRPELVESTYLLYQATKNPFYLHVGMDILQSLEKNAKVRCGYATLHHVVDKSKEDRMESFFLSETCKYLYLLFDEDNPLHKSDNKYIFTTEGHVVPIDKRFREKQWNDDFPCEEGALTEREPVNQPAPRNISNCNRIPEERRYTLPLKSIYMRQIDHMVGVF